Below is a genomic region from Candidatus Omnitrophota bacterium.
AACGCTCTTTGTCCGAATCATGATGCCCAGGATGGAAGGATGCGCAAGATAAAAGATAACAACATCCTGGATATCCAGAAAATCCTGACGATCCTGATTCAGACGATTGCTTTTTTTCCCACGCCCGCATCCATCCTGTCTTCCCACTTCCGACTTCCCCAATTCTTTTTATCCCATTTTGATTGAACATTGGTGAAACGATGACCATTCCCAATCTGAAGGATTTTTCACGTACGCATGTGTTTCGGGATTATGACAAATGGAATCCGGATGTTTCATATAATCATCCAATTTCGTTCTTAACGGCGGGATATCTCCACAGGCTTAAAGGTCAGCGTATATCCAAACGCCTGTAAAATTCGTCTCAGATTTTTGAGACGGGGATTTCCTTCCCGGGAAAGAGTTTTATATAATCTTTCTCGGGAAAGGTTGGTTTTCTTTGCTAACTCCGTCATACCTCCCTGGGCTATGGCAACCTGGCGTAATGCGGACAACAATGCTCCTTCGTCCGGTTCTTTTTCATACTCTTCGAGAACGGTTTGCACAAATCCAGCGATCTCATCGGGATGTTCCTTGAAACGCTCTTCTACGATTTCATCAAACGTTCTATATTTTTTCTTCTTTTTGTTCAAGGTATTGTCTCCAATACTCAAGCGCTTTCTCTATGTCCCGCTTCTGACGGCTTTTGTCGCCGCCGCACAGTAAAATGACGATTTCGTTTCCATCTCGCCCAAAGTAAATCCTTAATCCTCCGTTGAAGAAAAACCGCAATTCGAAAACATGATCTCCAATATGTTTGAAATCGCCTAAATTCCCCTGCTCGACCCGATATAGGCAGTCGAAAATACGGTCTTTTGTTTTGGAAGAAAGAGAACCCAACCATTCTGTGAAGGGTTCTTTTCCATCATCAGTTTGAAAAACGCGAATCTTCAGCATAGTTAATAGTAACCTATAGGTTACATATTGTCAATCTTATATTTCTTTGCCTGCCTTTTTGGCGGCGGGGCGGCAAGAACCAGGTTTTTTCCGCCCTTGAACGCTCTTTGTCCGAATCATGATGCCCAGGGTGGAAGGATGCTCAGGATAAAGAATGGAGATGGGAGAGGAATTTTCGGAACTTTAGGCTATACTATTTCCATCATCCAACGATGAGGGACGAATCATGGCGCAAGTGGATTTAAAGGAAGCTCCATCCATGCGGATTGACTTGGTGAATAAGGTTTTGTAAGGGGAATCGGTATTTATCCGCAAAGACGAAAACCAAATGATCCAGATGGTCTCCGTGGCGAAACCCCGCCGGAAATCGCAGTTTGGGCGCGCCAAAGGTCTTATTGAAAGAGCGGAGGATTTCGACGAACCTTTAGAAGTTTTCAAAGATTATATGCCAAATATTAGAGGCTCTTGCAAAATTAATAAAATCCGCTTTTAAATTCTCCCCCAAGCTTGGGGGGAGTTAGAGGGAGGTTGATTTTATTAGACTTAAGGCAACCCCCTCCTAACCTCCCCCAAGCTTGGGGGAGGAATTATAGAGTTTTTGCAAGAGGCTCATTATACAAATATATTATTAACAAGCCAACATTATTCTGTAACGAGTCCTTTCGTCGGATTCTGGAAAATCTTCGCGTCCGTTCGGCTGGAGCGGGGGCGGGGGTTGCGCTAGATTATGTTTTCTTTAATGGTAAACATGATGCTTGCGAAACGCGATAAGGGCTTATGACGGAATCGATCTTTTTTCCCCATTTCTATCTCGCCAACGATGTTCTCTTGCGGCATCAATATCTCTACTCTTCGCGGCTCATGCGCATTCATTCCTCCGACCGTCCGCCTCGAGACGGCAAGTTGGCGAAAAGCACGATCGCGAATCTGAGCGGCGCTGGATTTCTCGAAGATTCGATTCCGTTGGAGCGCAGCGAGTGGGCCGCCGAACGGTTTATCAAGACGTTGGAACGAGCCTACAAAGAGAACCGGGAAGAGTATATCCGGCGCATGGGCAAATTCATGAAGGAGCGGACCTCGACGAAGACGTATCATCTCTTCCGTCTCAAAGTATGGCCCGACGCCGCCGCTTGCGCTATGGAACTGGGCCTGGCCGTCCCCGATTCCGGGGAAATCTGGTGCTTCGCCACGCGGCAGATGGTCATGACGCTGATTGCCTGTCTTACGCTGGAACAGCAGGCGCAGCGCCGCCTGCCGCGCTGCGCCGACGCAACCGAATTCGACGAGTTGGCGGAATTGTTGGAACTTTTCCCGGCGGGAAGCGGCGACGCCTCCGTGCGCGCCGTCTTGGAGTTTCCTTACATCGTCCCCCAAGCGATCCTCTCGTTGTCCTGGGAGGAATTGCAGGTCAGAAAAATTAAGTTGGCGCCGATAGCGGGATTGTTTTACGAAACGATCCAAGAGGCGGAAAACGCTTTGAACGCGGCGAA
It encodes:
- a CDS encoding addiction module antidote protein, translated to MNKKKKKYRTFDEIVEERFKEHPDEIAGFVQTVLEEYEKEPDEGALLSALRQVAIAQGGMTELAKKTNLSRERLYKTLSREGNPRLKNLRRILQAFGYTLTFKPVEISRR
- a CDS encoding type II toxin-antitoxin system RelE/ParE family toxin; amino-acid sequence: MLKIRVFQTDDGKEPFTEWLGSLSSKTKDRIFDCLYRVEQGNLGDFKHIGDHVFELRFFFNGGLRIYFGRDGNEIVILLCGGDKSRQKRDIEKALEYWRQYLEQKEEKI